A single region of the Lagopus muta isolate bLagMut1 chromosome 24, bLagMut1 primary, whole genome shotgun sequence genome encodes:
- the LOC125684330 gene encoding uncharacterized protein LOC125684330, which produces MLELEEYFSRQVEKMAQLQVLCPLLFLESSLLESRGAAGGLLCGCCGHFSQLRSLSPRWQRTCCATIFSVETLCSFSALAAVVPVSRCHKPDWHSLGTQTWETVKKPQGKCCSAEEGSPEGEQKEPRRPTGHESAGMLPRRWHQGQRTELPGFHRQCRGTEAPGREGLVLRSKQRGLARGRTSAMARDGDAAFLQHVSLQGQSQSSMRLKYGSPGLEREEVTWP; this is translated from the exons ATGCTCGAGCTCGAGGAGTATTTTTCTCGGCAGGTGGAAAAGATGGCGCAGCTGCAGGTTTTGTGTCCTTTGTTGTTCTTGG aaagcagcctccttgagagcaggggagcagcaggcggcctgctgtgtggctgctgtgggcatttctcccagctcagatccctgagcccacgctgGCAGAGAACGTGCTGTGCCACCATCTTTTCTGTGGAGACACTTTGCAGCTTCTCTGCGTTAGCTGCAGTCGTGCCGGTTTCCAGGTGCCATAAGCCA GACTGGCACAGTCTTGGGACTCAGACTTGGGAGACAGTGAAGAAACCCCAAGGCAAGTGCTGCTCGGCTGAGGAAGGAAGCccagaaggagagcaaaaagaaccGAGAAGGCCCACAGGACACGAATCAGCTGGAATGCTTCCTCGGAGGTGGCACCAAGGGCAGCGGACTGAGTTGCCTGGTTTTCACAGACAGTGCAGAGGGACTGAGGCACctggaagggaagggcttgTGCTGCGTTCCAAGCAAAGAGGGCTTGCCAGAGGCAGGACTTCAGCTATGGCAAGAGATGGTGATGCTGCGTTCCTTCAGCATGTGTCTCTTCAGGGCCAGAGCCAGTCTAGTATGAGATTGAAATACGGCTCGCCGGGCCTGGAGAGAGAGGAGGTGACGTGGCCATAG